The Gadus macrocephalus chromosome 3, ASM3116895v1 DNA segment CTGGTTGGAAGTAAAGCAAAAACTCTAATCTGAGATAATCCTTCTGTTTATAACTCTTTTTTCATTCAAATTTCGGATTAAAACTGTTTTGATTTCCATGCTTTCCTCTGGCGCCAGCAACCTCCTAGTTCCTCAGACTGAAACGCCGTTCCCTGAGGGCTGATTGGTCTGAGCAAATCTCCCCCGAGTGATATTTGGTCTTGGCATTTTAACATCTTCGGAAAAGGCTTTCAACGGGACTGAGGCCAGACCGCCCTCTAGAGAGAACATGACATGACCTTGCGAGATCGTGACGGCCTCACGGGGCTGACTATTTGCTACTTCTTTGTCTTTTGGCAGACGATTTCATTGAGAGCAACTTCCAGTGAATTGGGTTAGATGTCATGAAAGAGCAGGTAGAAGTTAGGCGATTCATAAGGTTGTTTACAGGTTACACTGCGGcaatggggatcgaacccagagcatttaaaaagaaaaagagtgactcccccagcccccctcacccctctcatcTCCCTTCAGAGTTTGGCTTGGGGGCGTTGCCCATCTGCAAAGACCCCCTAGGCTGGATGTTCTCCCGGCTGGACACCAACTTTGACCTCCAGTTGGACCAGTCGGAGACCAGGAGCCTGTACCTGGACCGCAACGAGCCGTGCTCCGAGGCGCTCTTCAGGTCCTGCGACGTCCGCCGCGACCAGCTCCTCAGCAGCTCTGAGTGGTGCACCTGCTTCCAGAGACACACGGGTTAGCCACCGCcgactgcacgcacacacacacacacacacacacacacacacacacacacacacacacacacacacacacacacacacacacacacacacacacacacactagggcccgaccgatttatcggcctgccgatttaatcggccgattatagcctttttgaaaataatcggcatcggccaaaaagacgcagattacaaccgattaattaattttttattattatttattttttaaatgttattgcgattagtatcctgcagattgcgctcctactcgccttgctaactaacaactttagctggagtaaaaaagaggagattgaattttaccgtacaacatgaaagcacgctcgctcaggcagctgcgcgctcacctcaccaatgtacacaagacgcgttgtttgagcatgttgtgcctgtttttctttaggtcccaggccatgttaatttgttatactgtagactctaacggtgagaccatactgctcagcacgcacgtgttagtcactgctcacgagcgcagcacattgggagttagttatttattttacattttacattacactcatttttgactgtaaatgtattctaaaacactcaaagattctgcattcaattcacatattcgtcaaaagtgtttaaagtatatttaaggtatcaaaaactacgttttatatgttgttgtttttttttttttttttttttaaatcggccgattaaatcgtaatcgtaatttttctctgaaaataatcggcatcggcatcggcactcaaaaatcaatatcggtcgggccctaacacacacacacacacacacacacacacacacacacacacacacacacacacacacacacacacacatacacacacacacacacacaaaggagcaGATACGCACGtcgacacacacatttatgaacAGGTACGTCTCCCTGtctgggatgaataaagtacaaCTTATCTTAAGACGTACGGACTGACAAGGcccacaatcacactcacacacacacacacacacacacacacacacacacacacacacacacacacacacacacacacacacacacacacacacacacacacacaacctcatacacacatgcatacacacaaacacacacactctcacgtcCCATTTTTTGTCTAGAATATATAgacaaaatagaaaaaaagtctTACGTAGTTAATGATCTGGTGTCTTAAGGCAAGTGCTTTACATTCAAATGCAAATTATCATTGATAACGAGTTAATGCTAACATATTAAGAGGCACTTTACAACCCACAACCCACTTCGTGTTTCAAAAAATATCAATAACTAAGTGGTTGTCAGTTAATCTCAACAAATCTCTCATGGTAGAAGGAAGCAAAGTTACATCTCTCAAAACAAGCTCCCAGGTTCACGCTCTGTTCCCTTAAGTCACCAGTTAACTCGTTCAGATGGCCATGTGTTGGAAAAGTTATTGATACAAAACTGACTGCGTAAATAATGATACCAAGGGACATTCAACTTCCTTCAACCAATTGTTCTGCTCCATCACTATTAACAATTAATTTAGTTTGAATTGCTTTTTATTCtcgtttatttttattgtggTTTTGTGAAACAAAAAACTTTTCAATCTGACAAGCACTGTGTAAATGTCCCTTTCAAAGTGCTATATAGTCTTATTTTTATTATAGAATCCAAGCCATACTTCGGCTCTGAATGCTATCAAACACAGGCTGGTCCATATGGACCCCTTAGTACCCACACACTATACATTATTTATCGATGTTTCCTTTCTTTTGCTGTTTCCAAGGCCTTGCCTGTTCATAAAGCCTCAGTCTCAAATTCCCCATGCGAAGGGATATTTGATCAGCTGACTGGAGCTGTTCTGGACTCCCAGGTGGATCTCAGACGGCCTTGTGTTTCAACGCATAGAAAGTTTTCTGTTTGGGGGCGTCCGTAATCATTGGCTgtatgtcctcctctctctctctccaataccttcctgtctaactCACACTGTATCTGTCATGGATAAAGCAAAAATATATCTTTCAAGTAAATAAAGTTTTCtggttgttttgtatttgttctTTCTAGAACAGCGAGGAACTCAGCAGGGCTatcttcaacagatggaactcAGAGTTGAGACTGCAGGTTCCAAGGTGGCAGAAAATACGCTGTGCTTTGTTTCatagtctctctcactctctctctctctctctctctctctctctctttctcccccagaCTCCCCCTGTAAGGTAGAGCTGTCAAATGTCAACAAGAAGCAAGCTGGGAAAAAACTACTTGGTGAGATATGGGGTAAACAGTgtagtatgtgtatatgtatatgggGGGTTGTCTATGCGTACTTGTGCGTATGGGcattgtgggtttgtgtgtatattaattgattttttttatgacTTTAATGACATTGTATTTTGTTACAATTGTCTGCTAGTTCATTTTGTATGTATATTATTTGATTAAATGACAACATTATCTATAAGCCGTCACCGTTGCGTTAATGCGGACGCCTtgattttaaataaattaaatcaatgtgtgtgtgtgtgtgtgtgtgtgtgtgtgtgtgtgtgtgtgtgtgtgtgtgtgtgtgtgtgtgtgtgtgtgtgtgtgtgtgtgtgtgtgtgtgtgtgtgtgcgtccacgcAGGTCAGTACCTGCCTGCCTGTGATGAGGAGGGGTACTACCGGACCCACCAGTGCCACGGCAGTAGCGGGCAGTGTTGGTGTGTGGATCGCTATGGCAACGAGGCCACTggctcacgcacacacggccCAGCGGACTGCGGTGAGCGGATTAGGATTGTAAAAAGCAGCGTCGGGATATCAGTGCAGCGAGTATCCTGTATATATGTACGCTCTCACCTAAAGCAGTGCTGACCACAGGCCCGGACGGAGTGACCAGGAGCCGCTAATGTGCTTGCGCTGTGAAAACTGTTTGCATTATGTTGATTAAAATTGCAGAAGGGGCGGCAGTTGGATTAAACTACTGTTTAACTGTCTCTGCTGATTTTAAAACAGGCTCCGTTCTCACTCCCCCTCTTCCTATATAAGTAATGTCTGGTGAGCGCTTGTTATGATAAAATATTCAAGTCTTCTCTTGGAGTATACACACCATTCTACTGGAGAAGCCACAACTCTAAAGCTGTAACAAAGGGACATTTGTTTTACGGCTGAGCTGCTCCCACGATAAGatgatactttattgatcccagacgGGTACAAATATGGCATTCACTCCACATGTAGCGTTGTTTTAATAACATCTGATGTTATGAAACGTACCCAGTATTAACAGAGGAGATCCCATTATCAATATACAACTTCTTAAGTAATGCAGTGTTTTTTGCTAAAGGTTTTGGCAAATAAAACTGCAGCAGATTGACCACGGAGCGATTGAATACCTCACAGTAAGGAACATTGCTCGGAATTtatcttttttctttccttctacTCCTTTTCTATGCAGGTGGCGAAATGCCATAGTAGACAAGATACATATGTCGTTTATTTGTGATGACCTGACGGTTAGCTAGGCAAAAGTGGGGTAGTGACACAAGTGACGTTTCGCATCCCTGATTATAGGTGCACATGCGTACTTGCGTACCAGTTATGTGCAGCCCTGCTTATGTGCGTACCTCTCGTTGAATCAGGCGTCGTCTTGGAGTCTTCCGGGGACCCTGGCAGCGGAGATTCTCTGTTCTCGGACGAAGACAAGGACTCCTTCGGTCGGAACGCCAAGGCCGGGATggacgacgacgaggacgatgaagatgaggacgacgacgacggcacCGACGAATACCTGTCGTAAAGGGTTCCCCttcttcagaaaaaaaaaagagaagcgaAGAGAGAGAATGGGTTCTCTTGGTCAAACTGCACGTTTTTAGGTGACTTTTCCCCGGGGGCAGATACTTATTCGTATTAACAGCCTATGGACTCTTCtcagtgttttgtttgttcataAGTCCACAATACCGATATCCCTGGTCAACCTTCTAGGCTTTCTCTTTTCCGACTCCTCGTTCGCGCGTCATTGGCTAACGACACCGCGTTCACCCGCGTGCCGGCCAGTGAACGGCGCCGGTGAAACCAGGACTTGTACAGCATCGACAGCCAATACAACTCCTTTGGATACGGTCACTTGTGCAAAGACCCTTCCCTCCCATTGGACACCCTGGGTCCTCTTCTTTGTATGACCTGGGTTATGCCTGCTGAAGCCCAAGGCTCAGTGTTGAGGAAAtgtaccctctcctcctcccccttccttctctctcccctctcctcttcttcgtctcctccctctctccaacgCGCTCTTTTTGTATGGTGTGATGTGGATAATGCAGATAGCAGAAACATTGCACACGCTAGGTTGATATCATTAGTGGGCGAGCTCCACCCGTACAGAGACAGTAGGACTTAGGAATCACACAGCCGCTTCTTTCGGGGAACCGAAACACAAGTAGACACGGAATGAATAGAAAAAAACGATTCTGGTGACACGAAATGACTCGCCGTTTTTATGGAAGAACAAAAATATGCTTATTTCAAAGAACCTTGCTACAGAAAAAAGCCCAAATAATGGGAGGAGGAAAATGCTGTGATGTAGCAAATCTGTCCACTGCATTTCAAATGCGGAGATCTAAGAGATTTGAGTGCAGCGTATTATAAAAGTAAGGGCTCCGTTTCTAGAAGGACGTCTGGAGAAATAGATAACTAAACACAAGAAGATGAACAGGGGGTTCTTACATTTTATTGGGTGTAACTATAAACCGAAAGTTGCAAAGGCCTTCGGCAACCACCCCTTCACACTGCGGAGAGCTGTGCCTGGAGGCGCATGCCCACCAGGCCCACCACACACGAcgtagctggggggggggggggggggtttagacTGCTGTTATTTGTTCTACGTAAAACGACATACAAGTAGCATACTTAGCGTTCCAGCGAAAGCTTGATTATTAAATGACTTTTCATAGTGCTCATTATACTCGAGAAACTcttatacacgcacacgcacacaactctacacatataaacacacacaaactatcacacacacacctatgcacactcacacatacacacacctatacacatgcatacaaagacacacaccaatacatcaacaatcacacacacacacatatacacacccacacagacacacaaacacatataaagcaaaacacctacacacacacacaaacacacacacacacacactaacaagcaTTTATGCACTGAAGACCTGTTAAGGGGGGTGATTGGCAGGGCAGGTGGGGTGAGGTGTGCCttttttggtggtggtggtggtggtggtggtggtggtgtaagtGAAGGTGGAGGAAAAGTGTGCATGCTATGAATACACCTGGTTTTAAATACCTTCACTGTGTCAGCCACCACTCTGTTGGATATGCAGACAGCTCAGTCTTTGGGTTTTACTCTGTGTTTTGCTTCTTCCCTTAACGGTAGTGATGCATACCTCATAGCCTTTCCTTTGCTTTGTTTCATAGACTAGCCTATCAATGTACGAGATCTCTGTGTACAAACACGTGCTTCGATGCGGAGGATGTTTTATATATTAGTACGATAACCAAACGAAAGGGGATTTTTTGCGTGCAGGCAGCAGCTTTAGGTTTGAAGGATGTCTttgattcttctttttttaaaacgCTTCAATAAGAAAACGTGTTGATAAACGTTTCATCCTGCCAAGTCTAGCCACATAACTGATTTCAGGCTAACTGTAGATTTGCTCGTGCTATTGATTGTCCGTGACTGTCCAGTTTATACAgatgattaaaaataaatgggAGGGATATTCATGAGGCTCAACGGTCAATAATCTAATATCTCGTTGAGATTCCATGTTTAGGGTCTGAAAGGTGCCATCTATGTTGGACAAGAATTTTTGCTCTTAGCTTGTCGTTTCATTAAGTCTGTTCCTCTGGCGTTCCAGAGAAACCTCCTTCCTAACGTCTGTGGTCTTCTGGGTGGTGGTGACATATGAGCAGTGCTTAGATGACCCATGACACGGTAGTCACTCTCAACCAATCACATGCTGACATGACAGAACACTTGTATGGCATTGTTTAAAGAGTTAAGACATTTTTACTGTGTATGTATGATTTGctgaaataaatattatattgaCCATGGGGTGCTCGCTTTGTGGAGTTATACATCTTGGAGACTCAGACACTGTTAAAATACACAAGTTTTGTCTGCAACTTTCGTCTTCGGTATGTGTTAACTTCTTGACATCTGCCTTCTAAATAAGGGTGCACAACTACTTCCACGTCGACAATAAAGGGTTTAAGCTGCACTATGTGTATAACTTTTTCGCTGCCACCATCACTTTTGTGCAAGGGTTGTTTTCATCAACTCAACTCAACCAAATAGATTTAGAGAAGAAAGAGCTCCTGGGTTGATTGATTTGTGGATTGTTTTCTTATTCTACTGATACTTTATACTTTAAATTCCTTTGAACCGCCGGAACAAAGTTTGGGGGTGGAAAAGTTATTGGTGCAATGAAAGAAAAGTTCTACTGTGCAGTTTGAAATAAATTGCAACATAAATGAATTAGAACGAATCGAAAAAGTTTAGCCtgagtaaaataaaaaaggaaatagGGAATATCTATCTCTGAAATAAAAAGGCAAAGTTTGTGAATTTGCATTATGCAGTGAAGTCACAGCCTTTCCTTGAGGT contains these protein-coding regions:
- the LOC132454082 gene encoding testican-3-like — encoded protein: MKEQVEVRRFIRLFTGYTAAMGIEPRAFKKKKSDSPSPPHPSHLPSEFGLGALPICKDPLGWMFSRLDTNFDLQLDQSETRSLYLDRNEPCSEALFRSCDVRRDQLLSSSEWCTCFQRHTDSPCKVELSNVNKKQAGKKLLGQYLPACDEEGYYRTHQCHGSSGQCWCVDRYGNEATGSRTHGPADCGVVLESSGDPGSGDSLFSDEDKDSFGRNAKAGMDDDEDDEDEDDDDGTDEYLS